From the genome of Eucalyptus grandis isolate ANBG69807.140 chromosome 2, ASM1654582v1, whole genome shotgun sequence, one region includes:
- the LOC104423085 gene encoding nuclear pore complex protein NUP35: MSSTVQRTPRSGGRSMFFQDLATPVSARRGKFSTTGQAAAVSALWRENFGASDLPPPPIYTLEDRSDFSPESGIPDYPMSPEIKSDPRTPAQSSGRDFSTPLKNKSEASTSYALKSGQQNQQSSGNLNWWSPAKSPGEPEDKGKGSPVEGVVQPGALITLPPPREVARPEMQRNCLPAGNLDEEEWITVYGFSPGDTNVVLREFEKCGVILKHIPGPREANWMHILYQNRADAQKALNKNGMQINGVLIVGVKPVDPMQRQALNERLNNQGFMPLPPPINGSRDLVPRRSSPHRYYLQNGTSSKNQSGGAIASPAKSVVSKIMDLMFGV; this comes from the exons ATGAGCAGTACGGTGCAGAGAACTCCCCGGTCGGGTGGACGGTCAATGTTTTTCCAAGATCTGGCGACTCCTGTTTCCGCCAGGAGGGGGAAATTTTCGACCACTGGCCAGGCTGCCGCGGTGTCCGCTCTTTGGCGAGAAAATTTCGGGGCTTCAGACCTTCCGCCGCCTCCCATTTACACCTTGGAAGATCGCTCCGATTTCTCGCCAGAGTCTGGCATTCCTGACTATCCAATGTCCCCAGAGATCAAGTCTGACCCGAGAACCCCAGCTCAGAGCTCTGGCCGGGACTTCTCCACTCCTCTTAAAAATAAATCTGAGGCAAGCACTTCGTATGCTCTCAAGAGTGGGCAGCAAAACCAACAGAGTTCAGGGAATTTGAATTGGTGGTCACCTGCAAAGAGTCCTGGTGAGCCGGAGGATAAAGGGAAAGGTTCACCGGTTGAGGGTGTTGTTCAGCCTGGTGCACTTATCACTCTTCCACCTCCAAGGGAAGTTGCTAGGCCAGAGATGCAGAGAAATTGCTTGCCTGCAGGGAACCTTGATGAGGAAGAATGGATTACTGTTTATGG ATTTTCTCCAGGTGATACCAATGTAGTACTGAGAGAGTTTGAAAAATGCGGTGTTATATTGAAACATATTCCCGGCCCAAGAGAGGCAAACTGGATGCATATTCTTTATCAG AACCGCGCTGATGCTCAGAAGGCACTCAACAAGAACGGGATGCAAATAAATGGTGTACTTATTGTTGGCGTGAAGCCTGTCGATCCTATGCAACGGCAAGCTTTGAATGAGAGACTCAACAATCAAGGCTTCATGCCATTGCCTCCACCAATTAATGGAAGTAGAGATTTGGTTCCTCGTAGATCATCTCCTCACCGATACTATCTTCAAAATGGCACTTCTAGCAAGAATCAGTCAGGAGGTGCCATTGCTTCGCCTGCCAAGTCTGTGGTTTCCAAAATAATGGATTTGATGTTTGGGGTTTAG